One Acetobacter ghanensis DNA window includes the following coding sequences:
- a CDS encoding class I SAM-dependent methyltransferase: protein MKKPETNLTRYEKIQNFNPLVSRLHGTRYKHLIALFNDLSLKNPSRPLKVVDIGCAHAKAFDVLQSRFNIDYVGIDLDEELVRTAKARYSKYSNFRIIHDSVTNHYNELQNVDVIIALESLEHIPESIVVRLIEHIARAKPAAFMCSVPNEVGPIVFLKNIGSLLTGYMRHKEYKWRETLHAGLFNLDKVETHGIGHKGFDWRWLAQTIRHNMPITETHTNPFDWLPKTLSFSVIFICRQKS, encoded by the coding sequence ATGAAGAAGCCAGAGACGAATTTAACACGTTACGAAAAAATCCAGAATTTCAACCCACTCGTTTCACGCCTACATGGCACCCGATACAAGCATTTAATTGCTTTATTTAATGACCTCTCCCTCAAAAACCCATCCAGACCTTTAAAGGTTGTCGATATTGGTTGTGCACATGCCAAGGCTTTTGATGTGCTGCAGTCCCGTTTTAATATTGACTATGTGGGCATCGACCTTGACGAGGAACTGGTGCGAACTGCCAAGGCAAGATATTCAAAATACAGTAATTTTAGAATAATTCATGACTCGGTGACAAATCACTACAATGAACTCCAGAATGTGGATGTTATTATTGCACTGGAGTCCCTCGAACATATTCCCGAAAGTATTGTTGTCCGACTTATTGAACACATAGCACGAGCAAAACCTGCTGCTTTTATGTGTTCTGTCCCAAATGAAGTTGGCCCTATTGTTTTTCTTAAAAATATTGGGTCACTCCTTACGGGCTACATGCGGCACAAGGAGTACAAATGGAGGGAAACCCTACACGCGGGGCTCTTCAATCTGGATAAAGTGGAAACACACGGCATCGGCCATAAAGGGTTCGACTGGCGATGGCTCGCACAGACCATCCGCCATAATATGCCTATAACGGAAACCCATACCAACCCGTTTGACTGGCTCCCCAAAACACTTTCGTTTTCAGTGATTTTTATTTGCCGGCAAAAATCTTAA
- a CDS encoding cysteine synthase A — protein MTECAATSTNPGWTSLSPDMPGAVGGTPLILLRKASEATGCQIYGKAEFMNPGGSVKDRAALAIIEDAERRGVLKPGGTIVEGTAGNTGIGLTLVANARGYKCVIVMPETQSREKIGFLRMIGADLRLVPAKPYRDPGNYVHVSRRLSEENGWVWANQFDNTANREGHRATTAQEIWQQMGGKVDAFTCACGTGGTLAGTALGLHDAARRDNAKAPHIVLADPEGSGLYGWVKENDLSVAGSSITEGIGQSRVTGNLEGAPIDDAERIPDPEALDVIYSLLGEEGISVGGSSGINVAAAIRTARKLGPGHRIVTILADGGARYESKLFNPTFLREKNLPVAPWLDQ, from the coding sequence ATGACCGAATGCGCAGCGACCTCCACCAACCCCGGCTGGACCTCACTCTCCCCCGACATGCCGGGTGCCGTTGGCGGAACCCCCCTTATTCTGCTGCGCAAGGCGTCTGAGGCAACGGGTTGCCAGATTTACGGCAAGGCAGAATTCATGAACCCCGGCGGCTCCGTAAAGGACCGTGCGGCCCTTGCCATTATTGAGGACGCAGAGCGCCGCGGTGTGCTCAAACCCGGTGGCACCATTGTGGAAGGCACGGCAGGCAACACCGGCATTGGCCTTACATTGGTTGCCAATGCACGGGGCTATAAATGCGTTATCGTTATGCCCGAAACGCAAAGCCGTGAAAAAATTGGGTTCCTACGCATGATCGGTGCAGACCTGCGCCTTGTGCCCGCCAAGCCCTACCGAGACCCCGGCAATTATGTGCATGTTTCGCGCCGCCTGTCGGAAGAAAACGGGTGGGTATGGGCCAACCAGTTTGACAACACCGCCAACCGCGAGGGCCACCGCGCCACGACTGCGCAGGAAATCTGGCAGCAGATGGGCGGTAAAGTCGATGCCTTTACCTGTGCATGTGGCACGGGCGGCACACTGGCTGGCACAGCACTCGGCCTGCATGATGCCGCACGACGGGACAACGCCAAAGCACCCCATATTGTGCTGGCCGACCCTGAAGGCTCTGGTCTTTACGGCTGGGTGAAGGAGAATGACCTGTCCGTAGCGGGGTCTTCCATTACCGAAGGTATTGGCCAGTCCCGCGTGACTGGAAACCTTGAAGGCGCGCCAATTGACGATGCAGAGCGTATTCCCGACCCCGAGGCTCTGGACGTTATTTACAGCCTGCTGGGTGAGGAAGGCATTTCTGTTGGTGGGTCTTCGGGCATTAACGTGGCGGCAGCCATCCGTACGGCCCGCAAGCTTGGCCCGGGCCATAGGATTGTCACCATTCTGGCCGACGGTGGGGCCCGGTATGAATCCAAACTGTTCAACCCGACCTTCCTACGTGAAAAAAATCTGCCAGTCGCACCTTGGCTTGATCAGTAA
- a CDS encoding DUF2272 domain-containing protein codes for MPRKLTVALLAPVCLAACTSQPHNGGRRGSSHDGGTSSTYGFNSHVPDFATRNFEPFNRQDVVAIAMREWRMFGSPVNDDDPEQRPEPQVAAVKPERAPGLWQRVGEYWWIGMDPSMTEVSWSGKHNADGQLTDFVHDGFFAWSAAFISYVMRVAGANDRFPYSPNHSTYINAAASGQSPILRARDPASYTPQAGDLVCVARGRSKLTIRYSSLPTSYGFPAHCGYVVATGQNGPPFGHQISIIGGNIDDAVALTHVPTDEQGRLASPAGQSYDPRYPWCAVLEVLYDAQEEPDAGR; via the coding sequence ATGCCACGCAAGCTGACTGTGGCCCTTCTGGCACCTGTGTGTCTGGCGGCCTGCACCTCCCAGCCCCACAACGGGGGCCGGCGAGGCTCCTCCCACGATGGAGGCACTTCAAGCACCTATGGTTTCAACAGCCATGTGCCGGACTTTGCCACGCGCAATTTTGAACCCTTCAACCGGCAGGACGTCGTAGCCATTGCCATGCGCGAATGGCGCATGTTTGGCAGCCCGGTCAACGACGATGACCCCGAACAGCGACCAGAGCCACAGGTTGCCGCCGTCAAACCCGAACGCGCACCCGGCTTGTGGCAACGCGTGGGAGAATACTGGTGGATTGGCATGGACCCCAGCATGACCGAGGTCTCCTGGAGCGGCAAACATAACGCCGACGGCCAGTTGACGGACTTTGTGCATGACGGCTTTTTTGCATGGTCTGCCGCATTCATCTCCTACGTCATGCGGGTTGCGGGGGCGAATGACCGCTTCCCCTACTCCCCCAACCATTCGACCTACATTAATGCGGCCGCCTCCGGCCAGTCTCCCATTCTGCGGGCACGGGACCCTGCATCCTATACGCCTCAGGCAGGGGATCTGGTTTGTGTTGCGCGTGGGCGCAGCAAGCTGACAATCCGTTACTCAAGCCTGCCAACCTCTTATGGATTCCCCGCGCATTGCGGCTATGTGGTAGCCACAGGCCAGAATGGACCGCCCTTTGGGCACCAGATCAGCATTATTGGCGGTAATATTGATGATGCCGTGGCACTGACCCATGTTCCCACGGATGAGCAGGGGCGGCTGGCAAGCCCTGCCGGGCAAAGCTATGACCCACGCTATCCTTGGTGCGCAGTTTTGGAAGTGCTATACGATGCACAAGAAGAACCGGACGCAGGCAGGTAG